The window TGTATTAGAAGCATTGAAAGGATTAATTACAGTCGACCGTGAATGGATTCCGACGAATCCAGGAACGTCCCTGTATATCCGTCCATTCATCATCGCAACCGATCCGTGTTTGGGCGTGTCCTCTTCTAAGAGGTTCCAATTGATCATCATTATGTCACCGGTGGGGTCTTACTACAAAGAAGGGATAAAGCCCGTAAAAATTCAAGTGGAGCAGCATTATGTACGGGCTGTTGCAGGGGGAACGGGCGCCGCAAAAACAGGTGGGAACTATGCTAGCAGTCTGAAAGGACAAGAGCTTGCAAGCAAGGATGGATATTCGCAAACCTTATGGTTAGACGGGATTGAAAGGCGATACATAGAAGAGGTAGGAAGCATGAATATCTTCTTCAAAATAAATGGTATCGTTGTAACACCTGAGTTAAATGGAAGCATCCTACCAGGTATTACACGTGATTCCATGATACAGCTGTTAAAATCAAAAAATATCCCTCTTGAGGAGCGCCGAATTTCAATGGATGAGGTTCTTGAAGCCTATCATAACGGAACCTTAGAGGAGGCCTTTGGTACAGGAACAGCCGCCGTCATCTCACCAATTGGTGAATTCAAATGGAAGGACAATCGAATCATCCTAAACAATAGCGAAATAGGCGAAGTCACACAAATGCTCTATGATACGTTAACAGGCATCCAAAACGGCTCACTGGAGGATCCATTTGGTTGGACGATTACATGGTAATCGACAAAAAACGACGTAAACCGACGGGTGACAGGCACTCGTCGAAAAGTTCGCTAAAAGGAGAATGATTTGATCCAATTCGTAGGACACTACTGTCAATGACTTTTTTTGAAAAGGAGCTTGAGGCAGTATGGACCGAATTCAGAAATACGAGCTAAGGCGAATTAATCAAAGTGATGAGTATGAAATCGTTCTTTATCTGGCAGAGGATTTATCCGAGTTTGCTGATGAATTAGGTACGTTGCCTAAAGATAAGAAAACGGTGGTTTCACTTGCCAAACAGATTGTGAAACAACATTATCCCAATATGAAGGTAACGATGGTCAAGGTTATCATCGGAGGCATGGCCGTTACGGCTATCCCATTTATGAGTGGGAATGTTTCAACTGCACAGGCATCCACTTCAGTAAATACAACTCAAGTAGCACAGGAGGATTCTATATATTATCAAGTGGCATCTGGAGACACTCTGTGG of the Bacillus tuaregi genome contains:
- a CDS encoding branched-chain amino acid aminotransferase produces the protein MMMKIKMELTKVKKDKPISNQLGFGQFFTDHMFIEDYTDEKGWHDPRILPYQSISLDPAAKVFHYGQTVFEGLKAYLTIDQKVRLFRPKSNFKRLNASNERLCIPAINEEHVLEALKGLITVDREWIPTNPGTSLYIRPFIIATDPCLGVSSSKRFQLIIIMSPVGSYYKEGIKPVKIQVEQHYVRAVAGGTGAAKTGGNYASSLKGQELASKDGYSQTLWLDGIERRYIEEVGSMNIFFKINGIVVTPELNGSILPGITRDSMIQLLKSKNIPLEERRISMDEVLEAYHNGTLEEAFGTGTAAVISPIGEFKWKDNRIILNNSEIGEVTQMLYDTLTGIQNGSLEDPFGWTITW